Proteins encoded within one genomic window of Saccharomyces paradoxus chromosome V, complete sequence:
- the ECM10 gene encoding Hsp70 family ATPase ECM10 (Heat shock protein of the Hsp70 family~similar to YEL030W) has protein sequence MPLAWKAFGAHNLLRILTRFQSTKVPDAVIGIDLGTTNSAVAIMEGKVPRIIENAEGSRTTPSVVAFTKDGERLVGEPAKRQSIINSENTLFATKRLIGRRFEDAEVQRDINQVPFKIVKHSNGDAWVEARNQTYSPAQIGGFILNKMKETAESYLAKSVKNAVVTVPAYFNDAQRQATKNAGQIVGLNVLRVVNEPTAAALAYGLDKSESKVIAVFDLGGGTFDISILDIDNGVFEVKSTNGDTHLGGEDFDIYLLKEIVSHFKDETSIDLNNDRMAVQRIREAAEKAKIELSSTLSTEINLPFITADATGPKHINMPFSRAQLENITAPLIDRTVDPVKKALKDAKLTASDISDVLLVGGMSRMPKVADTVKKLFGKDASKAVNPDEAVSLGAAIQGAVLSGEVTDVLLLDVTPLSLGIETLGGVFTKLIPRNSTIPTKKSQIFSTAASGQTTVEVKVFQGERELVKDNKLIGNFTLAGIPPAPKGIPQIEVTFDIDANGIINVSAKDLASNKDSSITVAGASGLSDTEIERMVNEAEKYKNEDKARRNAIETANKADQLANDTENSIREFEGKLDKTDSQRLKDQISSLRELVSRIQAGDEVNDEDLETKIDNLQTSSMKLFEQLYKDGNNSTTNREDNK, from the coding sequence ATGCCACTAGCATGGAAAGCTTTCGGAGCACATAACTTACTTCGTATCCTCACCCGCTTTCAGTCAACCAAAGTTCCAGATGCGGTTATCGGTATTGATTTAGGTACTACCAATTCTGCGGTGGCTATTATGGAAGGTAAAGTTCCAAGGATCATCGAAAACGCTGAAGGCTCAAGAACTACTCCCTCTGTAGTGGCTTTCACTAAAGATGGAGAGCGTTTGGTTGGTGAGCCAGCCAAACGTCAATCCATTATAAACTCAGAAAACACTTTATTTGCTACAAAGCGTTTAATCGGCCGGCGTTTCGAGGACGCTGAAGTTCAAAGAGATATTAATCAAGTTCCTTTCAAAATTGTCAAGCATTCTAATGGAGATGCCTGGGTAGAAGCCAGAAACCAAACATACTCTCCCGCCCAAATAGGGGGATTTATCCTAAATAAAATGAAGGAAACCGCTGAGTCTTATCTGGCAAAGAGCGTCAAAAATGCCGTTGTAACTGTCCCTGCCTACTTCAATGATGCCCAAAGACAAGCTACTAAGAACGCAGGACAAATTGTTGGGCTCAATGTGTTGCGTGTTGTCAATGAACCAACAGCCGCTGCCTTAGCTTATGGTCTAGATAAATCGGAGTCAAAAGTCATTGCCGTTTTCGACTTAGGAGGCGGTACTTTCGACATTTCCATTTTGGATATCGATAATGGTGTTTTTGAGGTCAAATCCACCAATGGTGACACCCATTTGGGTGGTGAAGATTTTGACATCTATTTgttaaaagaaattgtttcTCATTTCAAGGATGAAACCAGTATCGATTTGAATAATGACCGTATGGCTGTACAAAGAATAAGGGAAGCCGCTGAAAAGGCCAAAATTGAACTGTCTTCTACACTTTCGACAGAAATAAACTTGCCCTTCATAACTGCTGATGCTACAGGACCAAAACACATCAATATGCCTTTTTCAAGGGCTCAACTTGAGAATATAACCGCCCCATTGATTGATAGAACGGTTGATCCTGTCAAAAAAGCACTGAAGGATGCAAAACTTACTGCCTCAGATATATCAGACGTTTTATTAGTTGGTGGTATGTCAAGAATGCCTAAGGTTGCAGATACTgtgaagaaattatttgGCAAGGATGCATCAAAAGCTGTTAACCCTGATGAAGCAGTCTCTCTAGGAGCTGCTATACAAGGTGCCGTCTTGTCTGGTGAAGTCACTGATGTTTTACTGTTGGACGTTACTCCTCTGTCATTAGGTATTGAAACTTTAGGAGGCGTTTTCACAAAATTGATTCCAAGAAACTCTACAATTCCTACCAAGAAATctcaaatattttcaacagCGGCATCAGGTCAAACAACGGTGGAAGTTAAAGTTTTCCAAGGTGAGAGGGAGTTAGTCAAGGATAACAAATTAATTGGTAATTTTACTCTTGCGGGCATTCCACCAGCTCCAAAAGGTATCCCACAAATTGAAGTCActtttgatattgatgcCAACGGCATAATCAATGTTTCAGCAAAAGATCTTGCCAGTAACAAAGACTCTTCCATTACTGTTGCCGGAGCGTCAGGGCTATCAGATACGGAAATTGAACGTATGGTTAATGAAGCggaaaaatacaaaaatgaGGATAAAGCTCGAAGGAATGCCATTGAGACTGCTAATAAAGCTGACCAGCTAGCCAATGATACGGAAAATTCCATTAGGGAATTCGAAGGGAAGTTAGATAAGACTGATTCTCAAAGACTAAAAGATCAAATATCATCTTTAAGGGAATTAGTTTCCCGGATCCAAGCTGGGGATGAAGTTAATGATGAGGAtttggaaacaaaaattgaCAATTTGCAAACTTCATCAATGAAACTCTTTGAACAGTTATACAAGGATGGTAACAATTCTACAACTAATAGAGAGGATAATAAATAA